The Salinirubellus salinus genome segment CCGTTGCGGGAGGTGGTCCACCCCGTGAGCGACGGTGCTCCCCCGGTGGTGTTCGCCCTCGGTCGGACCGACCCGCTCCGTGGCGAGGGCGTGAAGCTTCGGCCGTTCACGGACCTCGTGGCCCTCGGCGCCGCAGTAGACGAAGCGCGCCCGGCCGCCGTCGTCCTCGAACACGACCCTGACGGGCCCGACGGCCTCGCCGCCCTCGGAGCGCTCGGTGAGCGTCACCCCGCGGTGCCGACGCTCCTCTGGACGGAGACGCCGGACGGGACGGTGGCGGCCGCGGCCACGCGACGGGGTGTGACCGAGTACGCCTCGGCTGCCGCCGACTCGCTCCCCGACCGGGTCCGTGCGGTGGCCACGGACACCCAGCTGGGCGGTGGTGCCGCGGTGGTCGCCGGGGACGACCGGAACGACGCGCCCGATGGTGCCGACATCGCGACCGACGGAGCCGACGCAGTCTCCCCCGGGGCGCCCACGTCTGTCGGCGACCCGCCCCACCTGCTCGAACGCATCGACGACGGCTTCGTCGCCATCGACGAGGAGTGGCGCTTCACCCACGTCGACGAGCGCGCCGAGACGATGCTGGGGGAAGCGGCCGACGGGCTGGTCGGCCGGGACGCCCGCGAGTTCCTCCCGGAGCACCTCCACGAGCCGTTCGCCCGTGCGATGCGGACCGGAGAGGCAGTGACCCTCGAGGGGTGGTTCGACTCGCTCGACGCCAGGCTGCTCGTGAGCATCTCCCCCGACGGGGACGGCCTGCACGTCTACGCCCGGGACACGAGCGAGGAGCGTCGGTACCGACGGGCGCTCTCGACGCTGCTGGAGCGGACGAGCGACCTGATGGTGGCCGAGACGGAGACGGAGGTGGCCCGTACCACCGTCGACGCCGCGGCCGAGATAATCGGGTTCGAGCTGAACGGGGTCAGACGATACGACCCGACGACGGGTGCGCTGGAACTGCTCTGTGCCACCGAGGAGGCGAGGTCGCACATCGCCCCACCCGAGTCGGTCGCCACCGGCGAGGGTCTCCAGGGCAAGGCGTTCGCCACGGGTGAGACCATCGTCGTCGACGACCCCGGGGGCGACGCCGAGGGGCGCTACGACGGCGTCCGGGCCGCCGCGACGGTCCCGCTTGGTGAGTACGGGACGCTGACCGTCGGGTCGCGCGACGTGGGCGGCGTCGACGGCGTCGACCGTGACCTCCTCGAGTTGCTGGGGTTGAGCGCGGAGGCCGCGTTGCTCCGGGCCGAGCGCGAGGCGTCGCTCCGCGAGTACCGTGCCGTCCACGAGACCGTCGACCAGATGGTGTACACGCTGGACGAGACGGGCCACATCTCGTTGCTGACCGCGCCGATGGCGGAGCGGTTCGGCTACCGCCGCGAGGAACTCGTCGGCGAACACATCCGGGAGATACTGCCGCCGGGGGACGTCGATCGGGGCCGCGAACTGATAGCAGAGCTGCTCTCCGAGCCGCCCGGTGACAGTCGGACCTACGAGACACGCGTCTACCCGAACGAGGGCGACCCGTTCCCCGTCGAAGTCGATATCACGCTGTTCCGGCGTGACGGGGAGTTCCGCGGGTCCGTGGGCGTCGTCCGGGACGTCTCCGAACTCCACCGAGCACGCGCGGAACTGGCCGACGAGCGCGACCGCTTCGCCTACCTGTTCGAGCAGTTGCCGGACGCGGTGGTCGAGGCGGAGCTCGTCGACGGCGAACCCGTCGTCAGCGCGGTCAACGAGGCCTTCGAGCGCGTGTTCGGGTTCGAGGCCGAGACCGTGGTCGGTGAACTGCTCAACGAGTTCGTCGTCCCCTCGAGCGAGGCCGGGAACGCGGAGCGTATCGACGAGCGATCACGGCGGGGCGAGGTCGTCCGCGAGGAGGTCCGCCGGCAGACCGCGACGGGTACCCGGGAGTTCCTGTGCACCGGCGTCCCGTTCGACACCGAGGGCGAGCGGACCCGCGGGTTCGCCATCTACACGGATATCACCGAACAGCGCGACCGCGAGCGTCGCCTGCAGGTCCTCTACCGCGTCCTCAGACACAACCTCCGTAACGACATGAACGTCATCAGCGGGAACGCCGCGGACCTCCACGAGGCGCTCGCGGACAGCCAGCCACGGCTGGCGGCCCTCGCCGATACCATCTACGAGCGGGCGACGCAGGTGGCCGACATCTCGCACAAGGCCGGCGACATCCAGCGGGCGATGGACACGGACTCGGTCCCCTACGGCGTCGAACTCGACCGCGTCGTCAGACAGGCCGTAGACCGGGTGGGACGACACCACCCGTCGGCGGACGTCCGCGTCGACGTCCCGGCCATCCCGGTGGAGAGCACCGGCGGTCTCGTCAGGGCCGTCGAGAACCTCGTCGAGAACGGTGTCGTCCACGCCGGCGACACCGACCCGACCGTCAGGGTCACCGTCGACACGGACGCCCCGGAGGGGTTCGTCGACCTCCGGGTCGCCGACGACGGACCGGGCATCCCCGCGCGCGAGAAGGCCGTCCTCGTCGACGACGACGACATCACCCAGCTCCGTCACTCGCGGGGATTGGGGCTCTGGACGGTCCGATGGGTCGTGGAGGCGAGTGGCGGGGAGCTGTGGTTCGACGAACGCGAAACGGGTGCGATGGTGGTGATACGGCTCCGACGTGCCGGCGTGTCGGCCGACGAGGAGTAGCGGGGCGGGTCGGGTTACGTCGCGCGACGCTCTTTCGCCTTGGGTCGGAGCTTCGCGTAGCCGCACTTCCGGCACCGCTCGGCGCGTTTCGGGTTCCGGGCGTTGCACTTCATGCAGATCATCTTGTCGAGGATGCGGGCTTCCGCCTCTTCGAAACTAGCCATACCCGAGGCGTGGCCTGCGCCTCGGTTAAGCGTTGCGAGTGGCTCCGACCCACCCCCACCCGAATAAATACCCTCGCACCGTCCGTGGACCATGGACCACAGCGAGACGGGCTACGACGCGGTCACTGCCCTCCCACTCGTCGTCGAGGGGTACGACCTGGAGCATCACGAGCGGTCGCCCAGCGCCGACTTCACCCGCCGGACCACCGTCTTCGCACTCCACGGCGACGGTGAGACCGGCCGTGGCGAGGACGTGGCGTACGAACCCGAGGACCACGAGGCGCTGGCGGCGGCGGACCCGTTCGACCTCTCGTTCGACGGGACGTTCGG includes the following:
- a CDS encoding PAS domain S-box protein; this translates as MSDGAPPVVFALGRTDPLRGEGVKLRPFTDLVALGAAVDEARPAAVVLEHDPDGPDGLAALGALGERHPAVPTLLWTETPDGTVAAAATRRGVTEYASAAADSLPDRVRAVATDTQLGGGAAVVAGDDRNDAPDGADIATDGADAVSPGAPTSVGDPPHLLERIDDGFVAIDEEWRFTHVDERAETMLGEAADGLVGRDAREFLPEHLHEPFARAMRTGEAVTLEGWFDSLDARLLVSISPDGDGLHVYARDTSEERRYRRALSTLLERTSDLMVAETETEVARTTVDAAAEIIGFELNGVRRYDPTTGALELLCATEEARSHIAPPESVATGEGLQGKAFATGETIVVDDPGGDAEGRYDGVRAAATVPLGEYGTLTVGSRDVGGVDGVDRDLLELLGLSAEAALLRAEREASLREYRAVHETVDQMVYTLDETGHISLLTAPMAERFGYRREELVGEHIREILPPGDVDRGRELIAELLSEPPGDSRTYETRVYPNEGDPFPVEVDITLFRRDGEFRGSVGVVRDVSELHRARAELADERDRFAYLFEQLPDAVVEAELVDGEPVVSAVNEAFERVFGFEAETVVGELLNEFVVPSSEAGNAERIDERSRRGEVVREEVRRQTATGTREFLCTGVPFDTEGERTRGFAIYTDITEQRDRERRLQVLYRVLRHNLRNDMNVISGNAADLHEALADSQPRLAALADTIYERATQVADISHKAGDIQRAMDTDSVPYGVELDRVVRQAVDRVGRHHPSADVRVDVPAIPVESTGGLVRAVENLVENGVVHAGDTDPTVRVTVDTDAPEGFVDLRVADDGPGIPAREKAVLVDDDDITQLRHSRGLGLWTVRWVVEASGGELWFDERETGAMVVIRLRRAGVSADEE
- a CDS encoding 50S ribosomal protein L40e, which codes for MASFEEAEARILDKMICMKCNARNPKRAERCRKCGYAKLRPKAKERRAT